The genomic region AGGTACATTGCAATTGGGACTACAGTACACACAACAAAAATGACTGCTCTCAGTACCATGATGCTGTAAGTGTGTGTctatctgtgtgtgtgtgtgtttgctgatatatatatatatatatagagagagagagagagagagagagagagagagaacctGCTGATCTGGCGGCAAGAGAAGCAACAATTGCATCGGAGACTTTGAGAAGATTGAGAATAGATATGTTGAAGAGGAGGTTGGAAATTACGTAAAGGAGGGGTAGCAGTGGTGCTCCATCACATCCTTAATTACCAGGCAAACAATAGagtcatataattacacaaaatagaGCCATAAATGTTGGTTCAATGATTCGAATTAACCacaaacatattataattcaaaaaggcatttttgttaatttatcacaaaaactACATGAAAACCTAACAAAGACTAAATGAGCTCGTTATCAGACGCACGTCAAAATCGCAGGgtgggtatttataatttttcaaataaatgaaaaattatttttaatttcaagagaGGTGACTGTAATTTGCCATATTTACATATCTATAAAATCGGAGGAAACGtggaaacaaataaaaaacatcaaaGTGCCCTGAACTTTCTTCAGTATGCAGTAAGGTTATGTAGAAGATGTTACCTGTCGTATTAGTTCCAATGTTCAAGAAGCAAGCAGCACCACTTTTGAGGATTGTGGGCAGTTCAGATAGAGGAATTCCCTTCAAATTTGACAGGATGGGCAGGAATAGGAGTACAAAAAGAGCCTACAAGTGAAACAATGAATACTTCTCTTCCCCATCAGCATAAGAATGCATGTGCTCGACAATGgcttttcaaaattcttactcaaatTAGGTTTGGtcgaaccaaattaattactaagTAAGTGTGACACACTTACTAGTGAACTAAAACTGATCACAAGACAAGTGTATTGCACTAgtcatgtaattgatttagGTCTGGCCAGACTTGGTTTGTATGAATTTCACTGCAATCTAATACCTTACCTGAAATCCTGATCCAAAAGAATTGACTACAAAGACGTCCAANNNNNNNNNNCAATTAGGATAACGATTGAGAGGGATGTGAAGGAAAGAACAAGACGAGTGCAAATAACGTTCGGATGCTACCTTAAGACGGGCTGCAGCATCGATGAATACAGATTCCTGCACATGTCCAGAGCTTTCAATTGTTATTTTGCCAATTTGGAATAGGTTAACACTAGGCAATGGCTTATGAAATCACCTTAACGATAGATGCAGCTGCTTGAAAAGCACTCGACGCTATCATCAGTGCTGGCCACAGAAGTCCAACTCCAGAGAGCATTCTACTGCTGGCTGAACCACTGCCGGCCGGAAACAAGATGTTAGCAAGACATGACTgaacatatatacatcaaGAAACAAGGAAGTAGGTTGTAAAATCGAACGAGAGGTTGTCGTCTCTTTGATTGAATAGACTGAGACGTAGGCATGTAAACATCCATTACATTGGTAAAGCATCCAAAAATACCTCGTGGCAGCCACTACAACACCGGCTCCCACAAGAAAGCATCCTGAGATTTGAGTCAGTGTGTAAGTTCTCCGCAGGAGGATTCTGGAAAATATCAGCTGCCACACCAAGAATGTCTGCACAGGCAGGTTGGGATAAAGAAACCATTGCCGGAAGCAATCTTAAACAATTAACAAAGTTGTTGGGGAGTCTAAACAACGATTCCTCAAGACCAGCATGGCGAGAAAGTAGCTTACTTGGTATAATAAGGGTATAGCTGGTCCTGGAAGCATGGCTGCAAAAGATAGACATATTCAGTGTCAAGAATGTCGTAGAAAGCTAAACTTGATCTGTCTTCGGTTTTCAAAGAAAAGGTAATGGCATCTGATTCATCCATTCGCTCCCAAGTTCAATAATATATCACATCATAATTCGTAGACGAGCCTCAGAGTTACAATTTAGGGATACACAGATATAACGCAAACGGACACGCATTTAACAGAGAGAAAGCAAACTGGTAAAAGTATCTAAGTAAGTACAAGAAGAATACTTGATAGAAATCGTCTATCCGCTATATCTAATAAGTCATTCTTGTAAGTTAATAGCATCAGTGTCAGTACCTCCAGCATACATTCCTGAAACCATTGAAATGGATTCAAGCAAACCGATCACAATAAAGGGTGCCTTGGGAACGGCCAGCATCTCATCAGTCGTCAAGCCAGCACGATACCTCAAGTGCAGCACGGAAAAGTATACTGCCACATACCTGGTCAACATGAAGCcatatttgaagaaaatcgAGTAATAGCAGCTAGCCGGAAAATCAAGTAAAtccagaaaacaaaaaggcaTAACGGCTTGAGAACATACATAAAACTATTGAACTGAGCCAGAAAGAAGGGGTGATCCTTCATAGGGACAAGAGCAAGTTTCTGAAGCACCCGATTACCGACTGCTATTACCAGGGTTATGGCGGCCCAAGTAACGACCGCGAGCCTTTTATCGGCACGCGGATACGATAATGGAGGGCCATCATCCTCAGATGATTTAGCTAAAGCAGATGGAACCAAATGCTGGAACCTTGAAATAATAGTATTCTTCCTGCAGTCAAAATCATTCTTACAGGCAGAAAATTTGACATTACTAACAGACAATCTCAAGGGCTGCAACCGCAATCGGAGATGGGCCGGAATCAATCCAATCCTGGAAGCCCCACCGTTGCTGCCATGAACAAAGGTGGAAACAAAGCTGGGAGCAGAGGATCTGGGGGCGAGTAACTCCATTGCTGCAGGCTAAGAGGAAGAATATTCAAACATGGGAAATGGGAATTCACCAAAATTCAACcattaaacaaaaatcaatcaatGATAAATCATTGCATAACACCGGAGAGTCAAAACATGACTAGTTTTTAATGTTGTCAACTCCAAGACTGGAACGACAATGTAATAATACACTAATATACTAATAGCGTTTGGTGAGTAACGTGAATGTGCAGgcatcataaaaataaaaccaagattttaaaaaacaattgcTGACAACTGAAAGCTGTAGATCCAAAgacaaattaaactaattacaGGCAGGCGGTCATCGGACCTAGGTCCTAGTATTTTGGGTTCGAACATgatcatttcttttatatatatattttatttgtatatatattttacttatctCGCTTATaatactcaaaaaattaatatttttataaaatataaataatttacagacgtcttaatgtatatataaacaacatatatttttaaaagttttaatattttaaaacttaaaatatgaacatgtaaagaaaataatctttgaataatattattatttcgtatttataaagttataatactattatttcatacaaaatatactttttaatatatttgaaagtaTTAAATCAGTCTAACAGGTCGATTGGGGTCCAAAATTTTATGCCGGATCTGGTTACAGGTTTTGAACGATCCGATCCGTTTCTGTCCATTATTCTTCAAATCATCCCCAGTGAAAATTCCACCCAACTTAGTGTTTGTAGAGGAGGGGGCATTACTAAAGTAATTAGGGCAAAATCATGCCCAATTGGAGATGGTAGGTCTTGAATTGGGGAATTAGGTCTGTTTCTTCTGCCCATCTGTGAATTTTTTAAGGGACttagtattttggtcagtGTTGTGCTGCTCTCTAAGTCTCCGGCGGCTTGTGTAATAGTTTAATGGTGAAAAGCCATGTTGAATAGTCAGATGTGAcgtattaatataaaaagtaataaataattatggaatataaatgaaaaatattaaaaaaatatcccaTAAAAGTGCTCTATAAAATAGGTAAtcgaaataatattttaaagcttTTGTCCCAAGTTTAGGTTGATTACAATAATgaacaaaacatataaaaataatctgTAAGAAcactcaaataataaatttaagggtttattacatttaaatttcatttaatattacaaaattatacttttttttaattggtaCTTATGTGTATGTATGAGAATATTGAATTCCTATAGAAAAAATTCGTATGAATTATGTTGTTTTAAcggatattaaaaatattaaatgttaatttCCTTACcacaaaaacagaaattattgtaaatattcGACCATTGTGTTAGTAGCACAAATAAGAATTCCCCAAACGAAAGTGAAAGGCGTCCCCATCAAGGGCTTTCGAGACGAATGTAATCATACATAATCCCCTGAAATGGACTCGTAGTATTTGCTTGCGTCAAATAAATTGTGTTGTCGCCTTCAACAAGCGAAGCAGCCGGTAACTCCACATTGAACAACCAATAGAGCCCATGAATCCCATGTCGTGCGATTGCGTTGTCTTTCCCAATTAATCCGCTCGTAAATAATGCGGGATCTTGATCTGGATTATTTATTCGAACCTAAAACACgctttttagaattattaattcaatatatatatattaaaaaaaaggtttgAACTAATATTTCACAGTCCTTGAAACTGaattaagtattaattaatatgattaatgtAACTGTACCTGCAACTCAGCTTGCGCTGCAGATGCAAGCGCCAGTCTCAATTTGTACGTTCCGGTTGGTTTTATGGTGGCGAGTCTGAACCTGATTTGCCACGTAGTTGCTTGGTATGTATTGTCGTCTTTCTTTCTGAAAGCCGATGAAAGAGAAATgatcataatgtttggatttatttttttagtgtgtTATGggaatagagagagaaaaataaagataaacaagtgtgtgttagagatagtatgtatgtttggatttgtttttgaagataatttaaaataagtattatatatttaatgttgtattttgggagacaaaaattattatttattgtcaaattatgcctttttttatatatatttatgtatatatgtgtgtatatatatgtatatttttatactaaaacagttaaaaacacctaaataaggtgtttttgaatgatggcaaacattgagtatgttttgatttgtctcggaaataagttgaaaatgaaaacaaacatagtggataattatatgactgtatcaaaattttaataaaaaattaaactttcaatgattttctttttaataaaaatagaaattatatgattaaataaatagttcaataaattaaataatagctTCCATCAACGCTtcattatagaaaaaaataataaaataaattaaaataaagtgagataaatagCCGCATATTTGGTGAAACTTGTATATGGGacctcaaattttttttttttaataagtgaaaaTGATGAACTATTATTCCTTTTTGAATAAGTCGATTACataatcaatatcaaatatcaatatctaataactatcaataataatattaatcatatattattcatcaatattaGATAACTATGTCTAATCAACACTTACTATTAAAGTGGAACTACACCCACAATTTTAGAGTCACTGGACCTCAATTTAATCAATTGAGCTTGGCCTCATTGGCGGAACCTCAAGTCTTAATCGTCAGACTAAGATACCATTAGATTTCCtttaatttcttgtagtgactgaccaaaatgctctAATGAACaacgaatttttatttttatttcttttaatttttgttatagcCTAGgtggaaattttaaaatttttcatcgacctcatcaaaactttttaaaatttcttatttaaaaattgaacaaaatacaacaaggccaaaattgaaaatttcaagcCTCCATAGAAGGATTACATGATTTCATCGAATATCAGGAAATATTGGTAATTTCTCAGATGACGAgagggtattgataatttgttaaatttcaaaataactCGTAgtaatttactataaaaatgataattaatagttaatgGTACTGCCACGTCATTATTTTGGatggaaatatatttttgaattttttttacaaaatataatttgattttgagacataaaaaaagttaaaaataagaataaaaatgaagataaagggataaattatttatttagaagaaaaaaagttatagGGGCATTGGACCTGGTAACTTGGGCAAAGAACCAGTCCGTACTGTAATTGCTCTCCCCAACTGTGTAGACTAAGTCACCCTTGGGATATAATTCACTGTATCTCTCCCACAGTCCATATTGCCTGAACCTGATTATACATTCACAtccataaattcattttaaatcatTATCATCAATAAATTAGGTAAAATTGACAGGGCTAATAgagaatattttcaatatcttatttttaaaataatatatgacattatataagttttaaatgCAATAACCTAGAAAATAGAAAGGAACAGTAAAAAATAGGAACCTGTCGGGATGAttgacatataatttattgatatatctCGCATCGGGATCGGGAATGTAAAATTCTCGGGCTGAACGATCAGGGATCCCTATTTCCCATAGGGTTGGTCCATCCCTGGGGGGCTCATACACAAGCTCACCCATATCGATGTTGCATCCTGATTCATTACGTATATGTATCaccatttaattattgtaataatcaacttaattaaataCCAGTTTAGGAAAAAAGATATGAAATGCATATCAAACACTAGCTGTGATTGCTTGACGTTCTCTTTCATCTCATCTCAGTGAGGGAGAACGACGTTTGATTGATGTAAGATAAAAGTGTAATAATGATAGTTGATGTGATGtgtaaaagatatttttctcACAATCAAACAAAACCTGGGGTTATGCTAATGACTTCTTCAAGTTTGTAATCTCCGATAAAACCAGGGACCCATGCGTAAAGATTGTAGTCTCCAGTACGGATGTTGTTGATGGTAAAATATCCTTTTTCGTCTGCTTTTCTCCAAAATTGATACCcctgaaaattaattagagaaaaaaaaaagttgaaagaaaaaatgctttttcttaaataatattatttaagattttttttgtaatatcagTCATTAgatatccaaaaatatatatatatatttttcgttCTATAGTTTGTGAGTGGTGACACTTTTGGTCCACttcacatttaatttttgcaattgaggacaataattttataaaaataacagtATTAGGTCAATTTTTTGCTAGAAAATCTCAATTTCGCCTGACGTGAGGTCCcaacaatttatataaaaaaacatgatgtgttaattaatatgggaaacttaaactttctttttttcaaatagGGCTAGACCATTAAGAATAtagaaatgtttttttttcataaaatttacacaaatataaaaaaaaagatctttTTTACTCATAAACGGTAATTTATGATACCGTgacatcaatatattttttacgtTGATAATACCCgtaagttgttttttttttatttcttgctttttgtcttttcttttttttttaaaaaaaaaatgatacattgatttatatatttttttatctataatatattttctaaatataaaatattatttatcatatacatatagagACAGCGTGCCATGAAAGTCagttatgaaaaaaagaataccTTGCCTTGTGTTTGCCAAGATCCAATTTCTCCTGGTGGAGCCAACCCAATGTATGCTCCATTTCCCACCATCTCCTCATCACTCACACACCTGATCCAACTCCATCATCAATCACAATGTTACACacacaaattatatttggaaataataataataaattttgaacctgTCTCTGACTAATAATCTGCCACTAACATTGCCCCTTTCCGCTGATGTTGGAAAATCTTCTGATGCTGGAAAACTATAAGGCCACCTCACAACTTGTTCCGTCGCCTGATCAATCAtgtcttatttatatattttatttttatttataattatattatacatatgtaGTCGGCATGTCACCTACAACTAGTATGGATGGAAAAAAGGGTAATTGCTCAAGTTACTATCTTAGAGGATTAAATCTAAACTGTCTCCttctgaaaattgaaataggCTCTTTAATGTTTTGAATAAGAAGCGCTAAACCACTCTCagatcaaatttttaaaaaaggcaCAAACCCTTTATGTTGAtgtattacaaatttattacagATCTATATTTGTATATCTTCACACGCTAATATAtggaatgaaatatataaccCTCATccttataaggataattttgtcataaaaaatttataaatcgaCGTGAATAACCAAACATATCTAAAAAACTCTTATGATTTATCTTACATACATAAAAGTCACAGAAATTCGAACCTGTTCTTTGGCATCTTCCCAAAGCAAAAAGGGGTCAGATCCGTTGGTGACAGAATTAAGATACATAAAAATGGGACCAAAGACTTTCTTCCATGCCTCACCTTCTTCAAATTTCAGAACTACATCCTCCCCTCCATAATGTGCACTCACAAACATCTGCCCTTAACACATATGTATAGTCCAATTAATTTCTATATGATGTATCAATAATCTTAATTGATTAAGAATGATATGGTAAGGTAGAGTTCTTACAGCAAGAGTGGTCGGACCAACATGAGACGTAAGATCTTGTTTCGAAGGTCCTCCTGTCTGGAATTCATTGCTGGGCATGATCTGCCAGAAGCCCACGGCTGGAATATCCGTGCATATCCATCCGTGGACCTTCACGTCTTTGTTTTCGCATGAGTATTGGTATTTGTCGTCCAccttgataaaaaaatatcattttttagtACTTTCATTAGATTCCGTTAGTATCTGTTAGTAGttataaaagtgaaacttttttataatttatgggaCTATAAATGAGAATATCGTAACTAATAGGACGAAAagtataggacaaaaaatgctatttccctttataatttattattattgtagaaTATAGTATAATACACAATTAAAAATCCAAATTCGAGAACAACatactattcttttttttttaaaaaaattttctaaatacatTCATACCTCTCCTGTGAATTCAGGCTCCACAGGATTTACAAGGAGGACAGCTTCAGGATAGTCCAATGGCTGTCCTCTCCCAGGCAACCTGTCATCTGGTAAGGGCATATACCTTTGCCTGTTGTCTGCCACAGCCATATAGTGAAACCTATGTTTATTCACACAAATTTAACACTAACTAatcaggaaaaagaaaaaaaaaaacatgtgcTAGGACAAGTTATAAAATGTTGAGGAGAAATGGGAAATCAGGGGAAACAACATTTGTCACATTGTAATTTAGAgtattttcacttttagttTCATTAGTTATAGGTTTTTCATTGTTGATCCTATGACTTTAAAAAAACtgtatttttaatcctatgATACATTTCCGTTAGATATTTAACAGAAAAGGCCACACGGCCGTTAACTTGCATGAGATCAAAATACTACTTTTTGAAAGCCAGGGACCAAAATGATAATCCCCCTAATCAATGAGATCAAAAGTGTAAAGATCTTAACTGCCACATGCTAAGCACGTggtataatttgttataattttcaatgagAAGGTGTAATGGGACAAAAAtgctactttttaaaaattatggagcaaaaaatgagaattacaTAACTAATaggatcaaaagtgaaaagacccAAAATTATGAGACGAAAAGAGCTACTTTCCCcaaaaaattactaacttGTCCTTTCTGAGCTTGAACACAATTCTGGTTTCATCAAGGTTGAAACCAGGCCACCCCTCCAAATGTTCGTAAATGGCGTAGGTATAGAAGCCTGAAGATCCACGAAGCATTACGAACCTAcagttttaatatatatccTCAGAAATTATTTCCTCGTTgtaatatatagtaattattcttaattaaacaaatttgtGCATATACAAAAAGTTTTTTATTACCTTTTGTCTATGTTTAATGGAGCAAGCTTGCCCTGGAGGGAAGCATTCCATGTTGTTGAGAATGATAGCTCTACTTGTTCCTCATTTTCTGTGACAACCTTAAAATTCGTCCCATGGAtcctgtattttgaaaaattatttttgtgataacaTTAAGGGGAATATCCACATAGAATTGGGATGTAATATAAAGAGGGTTTAGAATATCACATTTGTAacgtgtttttttttttttttaagtatttatgTTTGTTGATCGACGATATtaggtaaaattgaaaaaagactaaaaagcCCTCCCTACTTAAATATAAAGCACAAATAGCTGAAGATTCACGTCTTTTTCGCTCTGGTTCTATCTGAACAACCTAAACTATGAGCTGTTGGAGGTGCATATATCGCGGCAACTGGATATAAACCCAGAACCCTATTTTAGCATTTTATtgacttaaaatatttatagatttttgtCGGAGCAGATCCCAATAATAATTCtgataaatcataaaaaatggggttaattacatttagaccttgtctaaaaatacgaaatttCACTCCCCCCAaatttccccccccccccccccaaaaaaaagttttacaCTTTCACTGCATTAAAAAATTCACAGTTTACACATGACCcataagcaaaaaaattatataaatttctaattttaccccccaatctaatattttcatgtaataattttatacttataaggaaaaaaatacaatgatgttgaccttattatatatatatatgtatttatcgTTTTATAAGTAAATTGTAGTTTCACACTTCAGAGGggatttaagtataattaaatttttcggGGGAAAAAGGGGGTTGGTTAGGGGTATAATATTTAAACGTACACTTCAAATGTTCCAGCAGTTCCAGTACTTCCTGGCTGACTCCAAACAAGATCCCAATACCTGCATAATACACAAATACGTCGTTTTCCGATAGAAAGTTTTCAATATgagttttgaaaaatggaacCAAATTTAGAAAGAGATGTTGTTCCTTGTGGAATATACTTACGTACCCTCTATTAGATTCATCGTTGGCGATCTCTAGCAAATTGTCAATGTGATTGTATTTTATGCCGGTCACTATTCCATCTGGCTTTGATATTGTGACTCTAAGAACTCCATTGTCCATAACCACCTGCAACCAAAACCACCACATAATGTTACATAGTAAACATGTCTTAATCCATAACTTATTTGTATCAGATTGAACAAATTAAGGTTGCAATCAATTAGTTAAGTACATATGAGTTTACACATAGCTATTCTCCTCTCTTACATGGTGATCTCGAACCTGCAACCTTAATCTTGTTGACGGCATTGTCCTCCTCTTCCACAACCCTAGCTATCTTTATTATTCTCTACAGAAAAATGTTGAATACCTGGGAAAACATTGTCGGGATTTGTTTACATTTGCCTCCTTACGTAcgatcattatatatatagttccatagtcaatttttttggaaaaagaataagaattttgtGTACTTTTACGTTATTGTCCTTAAAAGTAGTGGTTGTGAATCAGTAACATCACGTCATTACTTGAATCGAGAGgataattttggaaaattttacttttgctacatatatatatatatatatatatgtgtataatgAAAGTAAGGGTTAACAACATCACTTGAACTGCAAACAAAGAAAGCACATCTCTTCTTACACTTTATTTGGTTGGTATGATATGGTAATTTGTTGTAGCTTGCAAGAATGGACAGAAAAAGCACAACCCCAGCAAAACTGAAATAtgtatcataaaaataatggaTAATTGCATTTGTATTTcctgatttataatttatttatacaaattacgCCTATTGTTTAcgtaattacaaaatttcgtctaacaatgaaaaaatagggacagtttgtgtaattagatatattaatattttgagaggtgtatgtttaattttctaaaaaatacagataatttgtataaataatgttgataTATCTAGTgggtttatgtgtaatttttcaaaaaaataaaaataatttaactaaatagGTTACAGGTTAGTAATGTAGACGTAATTATCCTGAAAATAATGTGTGCAAGACTTAATAACTTCTATATATGGGtgtgatttattttgattgagcAGTGTATGACGCTATGCCGTTTTAGCCATCATGATGGCGTTTAGTGCTTTCTTAGCTTCAACACAATGTATGCACTGCTCAAGATGTTCAAACCTTAGCTCCCATCTTGCACATGGAGTTGGTGCAAAcaatatagatagatagataaatTGCAATGATTTCTTATAGGatatgtcataattataaatatttttttttattatttgaaaaattatatatatatatttttaattttaattggtaTCCAACAACTGAAGCAACATGTTACGTTTTCActcattttttgtagtgaatttatcaaaatattcttatggACTATACATGatggttttatttattttttaatttttttaaaaaaaatttggactaATTAAGTGgatgattttttcaaaatctttcaaaaaaaaattccatccacctcatttgaaatttttacaatttttcaaaaaaaaagaaaaaaatacagcaaGGGTATAGTTGACAATTTCAGGTCTTCATCTTAagatacataatttcatccaaCATTAGaaagtattagtaattttcaaacaacaagagagtattcataattaatatatcaaatctcGGGggaactttttataatttacagtatatatatagggattTGTTGAATTGAGGCATCGATGTGTTCGCGTTAATTAAAGGGTGTttggctatttttttttttttttatgtataag from Sesamum indicum cultivar Zhongzhi No. 13 linkage group LG3, S_indicum_v1.0, whole genome shotgun sequence harbors:
- the LOC105159045 gene encoding probable rhamnogalacturonate lyase B isoform X3 gives rise to the protein MPSTRLRLQVRDHHVVMDNGVLRVTISKPDGIVTGIKYNHIDNLLEIANDESNRGYWDLVWSQPGSTGTAGTFEVIHGTNFKVVTENEEQVELSFSTTWNASLQGKLAPLNIDKRFVMLRGSSGFYTYAIYEHLEGWPGFNLDETRIVFKLRKDKFHYMAVADNRQRYMPLPDDRLPGRGQPLDYPEAVLLVNPVEPEFTGEVDDKYQYSCENKDVKVHGWICTDIPAVGFWQIMPSNEFQTGGPSKQDLTSHVGPTTLAMFVSAHYGGEDVVLKFEEDAKEQATEQVVRWPYSFPASEDFPTSAERGNVSGRLLVRDRCVSDEEMVGNGAYIGLAPPGEIGSWQTQGKGYQFWRKADEKGYFTINNIRTGDYNLYAWVPGFIGDYKLEEVISITPGCNIDMGELVYEPPRDGPTLWEIGIPDRSAREFYIPDPDARYINKLYVNHPDRFRQYGLWERYSELYPKGDLVYTVGESNYSTDWFFAQVTRKKDDNTYQATTWQIRFRLATIKPTGTYKLRLALASAAQAELQVRINNPDQDPALFTSGLIGKDNAIARHGIHGLYWLFNVELPAASLVEGDNTIYLTQANTTSPFQGIMYDYIRLESP
- the LOC105159044 gene encoding protein CLT2, chloroplastic-like, which codes for MELLAPRSSAPSFVSTFVHGSNGGASRIGLIPAHLRLRLQPLRLSVSNVKFSACKNDFDCRKNTIISRFQHLVPSALAKSSEDDGPPLSYPRADKRLAVVTWAAITLVIAVGNRVLQKLALVPMKDHPFFLAQFNSFMYVAVYFSVLHLRYRAGLTTDEMLAVPKAPFIVIGLLESISMVSGMYAGAMLPGPAIPLLYQTFLVWQLIFSRILLRRTYTLTQISGCFLVGAGVVVAATSGSASSRMLSGVGLLWPALMIASSAFQAAASIVKESVFIDAAARLKVASERYLHSSCSFLHIPLNRYPNXXXXLDVFVVNSFGSGFQALFVLLFLPILSNLKGIPLSELPTILKSGAACFLNIGTNTTGCDGAPLLPLLYVISNLLFNISILNLLKVSDAIVASLAARSAVPIAMYLLSLPLPYLPQGVRLSPFFHLGSAILVLGLILYNMSWPSKDRHSRDD
- the LOC105159045 gene encoding probable rhamnogalacturonate lyase B isoform X2, producing MDNGVLRVTISKPDGIVTGIKYNHIDNLLEIANDESNRGYWDLVWSQPGSTGTAGTFEVIHGTNFKVVTENEEQVELSFSTTWNASLQGKLAPLNIDKRFVMLRGSSGFYTYAIYEHLEGWPGFNLDETRIVFKLRKDKFHYMAVADNRQRYMPLPDDRLPGRGQPLDYPEAVLLVNPVEPEFTGEVDDKYQYSCENKDVKVHGWICTDIPAVGFWQIMPSNEFQTGGPSKQDLTSHVGPTTLAMFVSAHYGGEDVVLKFEEGEAWKKVFGPIFMYLNSVTNGSDPFLLWEDAKEQATEQVVRWPYSFPASEDFPTSAERGNVSGRLLVRDRCVSDEEMVGNGAYIGLAPPGEIGSWQTQGKGYQFWRKADEKGYFTINNIRTGDYNLYAWVPGFIGDYKLEEVISITPGCNIDMGELVYEPPRDGPTLWEIGIPDRSAREFYIPDPDARYINKLYVNHPDRFRQYGLWERYSELYPKGDLVYTVGESNYSTDWFFAQVTRKKDDNTYQATTWQIRFRLATIKPTGTYKLRLALASAAQAELQVRINNPDQDPALFTSGLIGKDNAIARHGIHGLYWLFNVELPAASLVEGDNTIYLTQANTTSPFQGIMYDYIRLESP
- the LOC105159045 gene encoding probable rhamnogalacturonate lyase B isoform X1, with translation MPSTRLRLQVRDHHVVMDNGVLRVTISKPDGIVTGIKYNHIDNLLEIANDESNRGYWDLVWSQPGSTGTAGTFEVIHGTNFKVVTENEEQVELSFSTTWNASLQGKLAPLNIDKRFVMLRGSSGFYTYAIYEHLEGWPGFNLDETRIVFKLRKDKFHYMAVADNRQRYMPLPDDRLPGRGQPLDYPEAVLLVNPVEPEFTGEVDDKYQYSCENKDVKVHGWICTDIPAVGFWQIMPSNEFQTGGPSKQDLTSHVGPTTLAMFVSAHYGGEDVVLKFEEGEAWKKVFGPIFMYLNSVTNGSDPFLLWEDAKEQATEQVVRWPYSFPASEDFPTSAERGNVSGRLLVRDRCVSDEEMVGNGAYIGLAPPGEIGSWQTQGKGYQFWRKADEKGYFTINNIRTGDYNLYAWVPGFIGDYKLEEVISITPGCNIDMGELVYEPPRDGPTLWEIGIPDRSAREFYIPDPDARYINKLYVNHPDRFRQYGLWERYSELYPKGDLVYTVGESNYSTDWFFAQVTRKKDDNTYQATTWQIRFRLATIKPTGTYKLRLALASAAQAELQVRINNPDQDPALFTSGLIGKDNAIARHGIHGLYWLFNVELPAASLVEGDNTIYLTQANTTSPFQGIMYDYIRLESP